A genome region from Chloroflexota bacterium includes the following:
- a CDS encoding DUF4258 domain-containing protein, whose protein sequence is MTPSVMTEHARFEAQRRGVDLKLVLSTIENPQQKIASKKNRFIFQSRYYDKIENKEMLLRVITEPAQEALKVISVYKTSKIEKYWIREVG, encoded by the coding sequence ATGACCCCATCCGTAATGACCGAACATGCTCGATTTGAAGCCCAACGCCGTGGGGTTGATCTGAAATTAGTGTTATCCACCATTGAAAATCCGCAGCAGAAAATAGCTTCCAAGAAGAACAGGTTCATCTTCCAGAGTAGATACTATGATAAGATTGAGAACAAGGAGATGCTCTTAAGAGTGATCACGGAGCCAGCGCAAGAAGCTCTCAAGGTGATTAGCGTGTATAAAACAAGTAAAATAGAGAAGTACTGGATAAGGGAGGTGGGTTAA
- a CDS encoding DUF2283 domain-containing protein encodes MKVIYDPETNTMDLIFREEPVAESDEIREGIIIDYGRDGRLVSIEVLDASEHVREPGTMVYQAKSV; translated from the coding sequence ATGAAAGTGATCTATGATCCGGAAACTAATACCATGGACCTTATCTTCAGGGAAGAGCCAGTGGCCGAAAGCGATGAAATCCGAGAGGGGATCATTATCGATTATGGTCGAGATGGCAGGCTCGTTTCCATCGAAGTGCTTGATGCCTCGGAGCATGTCCGTGAGCCTGGAACTATGGTCTACCAAGCCAAGAGTGTTTGA